A region of Subdoligranulum variabile DNA encodes the following proteins:
- a CDS encoding Nif3-like dinuclear metal center hexameric protein: MSVTVQEILQELKTIAPPELACSWDNVGLLVDAGRPVDKVLTALDITADVVREAAAAGCQLIVSHHPVIFDPMKRITAADVPAMLLQNGISGICMHTNLDAAPGGVNDTLADLLGISREDRRNFAENCGRIGTVRPTTTGAIAQFCAETLHSGVKFVDTGRPVTRLAEVSGGGGSYLQEAIDEGADCLVTGEAAHHIALLARQKGVGLVVAGHWGTEQGIADVLAARLHTAFPQLEVRHASSDTDPYTYLNV; this comes from the coding sequence ATGTCTGTGACTGTACAGGAAATTTTGCAGGAACTCAAAACCATTGCGCCGCCGGAACTGGCCTGCAGCTGGGACAACGTAGGGCTTCTCGTGGACGCGGGACGCCCGGTGGACAAGGTGCTAACGGCTCTGGATATCACGGCCGATGTGGTGCGGGAAGCTGCCGCCGCAGGCTGCCAGCTGATCGTCAGCCATCATCCGGTGATTTTTGATCCCATGAAGCGGATTACAGCGGCGGACGTCCCGGCCATGCTGCTGCAGAACGGTATCTCGGGTATCTGTATGCATACCAACCTGGATGCGGCGCCCGGCGGTGTCAATGACACGCTGGCGGATCTTTTGGGAATCTCCCGGGAGGACCGCCGCAATTTCGCGGAAAACTGCGGCCGAATCGGTACGGTGCGGCCTACCACCACCGGAGCTATCGCACAGTTCTGCGCCGAAACGCTGCACAGCGGTGTGAAGTTTGTGGACACCGGCAGGCCGGTGACCCGCCTGGCGGAAGTCAGTGGCGGCGGTGGCAGCTACCTGCAGGAGGCCATCGACGAAGGGGCCGATTGTCTGGTTACCGGTGAAGCGGCCCATCATATTGCGCTGCTGGCCAGGCAAAAGGGGGTTGGCCTGGTGGTGGCAGGGCACTGGGGCACCGAGCAGGGAATTGCCGACGTGCTGGCAGCCCGGCTGCATACGGCGTTCCCGCAGTTGGAAGTGCGTCATGCGTCGTCGGACACCGATCCGTATACGTATCTGAACGTTTGA